One stretch of Sphingomonas rosea DNA includes these proteins:
- a CDS encoding DEAD/DEAH box helicase family protein: protein MAKPARPRRTFHQELVLNRWMLGFFKGGSLAALKERLWEERHEGIGEDGQTRFFHELVRDLFQANRIGDAELRRYDLNIVGHWQAITQRRNAADGAVLTMKYFQYLSLLFSEIYLDWYFNRRQELLYGLNEAMAAYRQEAGAERFRDYTADDLNKIAFWSATGSGKTLLLHINIRQYLHYFQAGNRGAWPDKIILLTPNEGLSRQHLEELALSGFSFHRLFDKNRAPDFPGTIEVIDINKLGDEMGDKTVAVDAFEGDNLVLVDEGHRGAGSAGGAWMARRGALVSKGFAFEYSATFSQAVRKGRTIEEAENEILKAKAKKWFGTTSLRTLTDAERTHIALASSEKRRAKTDAVRENYAKAILFDYSYKFFYADGYGKESLILNLDDRRYATDLGLYFTACLLSFYQQLWLWERHGDAIADFNIEKPLWVFVGNTVNGEDSDILTVLRFLADFLNDDRRAHAWIADLIADRARLLDPRGQDIFAGRFTPLMGRAADEVYADILARLFNSASRQRLKLVNLKNSKGELALRVGTADPFGLISIGDDSGFFKMAEEDAAFDAEADDFGSGLFHTINDKDSKLNILIGSRKFTEGWSSWRVSTMGLLNMGQGEGSQIIQLFGRGVRLKGRGMSLKRSLQHERPKGAFLDRLETLNIFGVRANYMATFKDYLREEGITPSDEIIQLDFPTRPNLPQGKRLKTLKLKDGYKDNQKLGFKRVHFPWLYQTPAEFEGKIKPAHVTLDLYPRVEAINTLDKGAAKVAPEARHQGKLDPAVMAMFDWDALYLAVQEYKLLKSWSNLRLDRQRLIDFCTGRDDWYTLYIPEAELALDGFAAVERQQAILIRLLTDFTDRFYQSLKAGYEGQFFEVATVDEQHGSMLKLYEFEIDASDEGDVYLRKLEELKAIVASGDLGQASRWNANHMVAISFGAHLYYPLMGIEEGKEVPLRMRPIAFEAPSEIQFVRDLQAYHQSDAGRVAIGIRSLYLLRNADTKAKGLGFATAGNFYPDFLLWLVDDITGQQWLSLVDPKGIRNLDLSDPKLALPMEMKRIEEKLNDPQLTLNAFILSATKYGDLLNAAAGATQADLEARNVLFMDSGRDAYLGKLVAGMSVANK, encoded by the coding sequence ATGGCTAAGCCCGCGCGCCCGCGGCGCACCTTCCATCAGGAACTGGTCCTCAACCGCTGGATGCTCGGCTTCTTCAAGGGCGGCTCGCTTGCCGCGCTAAAGGAGCGGCTGTGGGAGGAGCGCCACGAGGGAATCGGCGAGGACGGCCAGACCAGATTCTTCCACGAGCTGGTGCGCGACCTGTTCCAGGCGAACCGGATCGGCGACGCGGAGCTGAGGCGCTACGATCTTAACATCGTCGGCCATTGGCAGGCGATCACGCAGCGGCGCAACGCCGCGGACGGCGCGGTTCTGACGATGAAATATTTCCAGTACCTGTCGCTGCTGTTCTCGGAAATCTACCTCGACTGGTACTTCAATCGGCGGCAGGAGCTGCTGTACGGCCTCAACGAGGCGATGGCGGCATACCGCCAGGAGGCGGGCGCCGAGAGGTTCCGCGACTATACGGCCGACGACCTCAACAAGATTGCCTTCTGGAGCGCGACCGGAAGCGGCAAGACGTTGCTGCTCCACATCAACATCCGCCAGTATCTGCACTATTTCCAAGCCGGCAATCGGGGCGCGTGGCCTGACAAGATCATCCTACTAACGCCCAACGAGGGGCTGTCGCGCCAGCATCTGGAAGAGCTCGCGCTATCGGGTTTCTCGTTCCACCGCCTCTTCGACAAGAACCGCGCGCCAGATTTCCCGGGAACGATCGAAGTGATCGACATCAACAAGCTGGGCGACGAGATGGGTGACAAGACCGTCGCGGTCGACGCCTTCGAGGGAGACAATCTCGTCTTGGTCGACGAGGGCCATCGCGGCGCCGGAAGCGCCGGCGGCGCCTGGATGGCGCGGCGCGGGGCGCTGGTCAGCAAAGGCTTTGCCTTCGAATATTCGGCAACGTTCAGCCAGGCCGTCCGCAAGGGCCGCACCATCGAGGAAGCCGAGAACGAGATCCTGAAGGCGAAGGCGAAAAAGTGGTTCGGAACGACGAGCCTGAGGACCCTCACCGACGCTGAGCGGACGCACATTGCGCTCGCCTCCTCCGAGAAGCGCCGGGCCAAGACCGACGCGGTGCGGGAGAATTACGCCAAGGCGATCCTGTTCGATTACAGCTACAAATTCTTCTATGCCGACGGTTACGGCAAGGAATCGCTGATCCTCAATCTCGACGACCGGCGCTATGCGACGGATCTCGGCCTCTACTTTACCGCCTGTCTCCTGAGCTTCTACCAACAGCTATGGCTGTGGGAGCGCCACGGCGATGCTATCGCCGATTTCAACATCGAGAAGCCGCTCTGGGTATTCGTCGGCAACACCGTCAACGGGGAAGACAGCGACATCCTGACGGTCCTTCGCTTCCTCGCGGATTTCCTGAACGACGACCGCCGGGCCCATGCGTGGATCGCTGACCTGATCGCCGACCGGGCGCGTCTGCTCGATCCGCGCGGGCAGGACATTTTCGCCGGCCGTTTCACGCCGCTCATGGGGAGGGCTGCGGACGAGGTCTATGCCGATATCCTGGCACGGCTGTTCAATTCGGCGAGCCGACAGCGCCTGAAGCTCGTCAACTTGAAGAACAGCAAGGGCGAGCTCGCCCTGCGCGTCGGCACAGCCGATCCCTTCGGGCTCATCAGCATCGGTGACGACAGCGGCTTCTTCAAGATGGCGGAGGAGGATGCCGCCTTTGACGCTGAGGCGGACGATTTCGGCTCCGGGCTATTCCACACGATCAACGACAAGGACAGCAAGCTCAACATCCTGATCGGCTCGCGCAAGTTCACTGAAGGCTGGTCGAGCTGGCGCGTGTCGACGATGGGTTTGCTCAACATGGGCCAGGGCGAGGGTTCCCAGATCATCCAGCTTTTCGGCCGCGGCGTGCGCCTCAAGGGTCGCGGTATGTCGCTAAAGCGGTCGCTCCAGCACGAAAGGCCAAAGGGCGCGTTCCTGGATCGTCTCGAAACGCTCAATATATTCGGCGTCCGCGCCAACTACATGGCCACCTTCAAGGATTATCTCCGTGAGGAAGGGATCACGCCGAGCGACGAGATCATCCAGCTCGACTTCCCGACCCGGCCGAACCTGCCACAGGGCAAGCGCCTGAAAACCTTGAAGCTCAAGGACGGCTACAAGGACAATCAGAAGCTCGGCTTCAAACGCGTCCATTTCCCCTGGCTCTACCAGACGCCCGCCGAGTTCGAAGGCAAGATCAAGCCGGCCCACGTCACGCTGGACCTCTATCCCCGCGTCGAGGCGATCAATACGCTCGACAAAGGCGCAGCCAAGGTCGCGCCTGAAGCGCGTCACCAAGGGAAGCTAGATCCGGCGGTGATGGCGATGTTCGACTGGGACGCCCTGTATCTCGCCGTTCAGGAATACAAGTTGCTGAAGAGCTGGAGTAATTTGCGGCTCGATCGCCAGCGCCTTATCGATTTCTGCACCGGCCGCGACGATTGGTACACTCTCTATATCCCCGAGGCGGAGCTTGCGCTCGACGGCTTCGCGGCGGTCGAGCGGCAGCAAGCGATCCTGATTCGCCTGCTGACCGACTTCACCGACCGTTTCTATCAGTCGCTCAAGGCGGGCTACGAGGGCCAGTTCTTCGAGGTGGCCACCGTCGACGAGCAGCATGGGTCAATGCTCAAGCTGTACGAGTTCGAGATCGATGCGAGCGACGAGGGCGACGTCTATCTGCGGAAGCTGGAGGAGCTGAAAGCGATCGTCGCTTCAGGCGATCTGGGCCAAGCCAGCCGGTGGAACGCCAACCACATGGTGGCGATCAGCTTCGGCGCCCATCTCTACTACCCGCTGATGGGCATCGAAGAGGGGAAGGAGGTCCCGCTCCGGATGCGCCCAATCGCGTTCGAGGCGCCCAGCGAGATCCAGTTCGTCCGTGATCTGCAGGCCTACCATCAATCCGATGCTGGCCGGGTGGCGATTGGCATTCGGAGCCTCTATTTGCTCCGGAACGCCGACACCAAGGCCAAAGGGTTGGGTTTTGCAACCGCCGGCAATTTCTACCCGGATTTTCTGCTCTGGCTGGTCGACGACATCACCGGCCAGCAGTGGCTCAGCCTTGTCGATCCGAAGGGAATCAGGAACCTGGACCTCAGCGACCCGAAGCTGGCGCTTCCGATGGAGATGAAGAGGATCGAAGAGAAGCTGAACGATCCTCAGCTCACGCTAAACGCATTCATCCTCTCCGCGACCAAATACGGTGATCTTCTGAACGCGGCTGCGGGCGCTACCCAAGCCGATCTTGAGGCTCGCAACGTGCTTTTCATGGACTCCGGCCGAGATGCCTATCTGGGAAAGCTGGTCGCCGGCATGAGCGTCGCAAACAAATAA
- a CDS encoding putative bifunctional diguanylate cyclase/phosphodiesterase yields MLEAERPDRISLAELLFLAPPHDAVGHQVRQGQVEALVRLVPLTISVNLSAAFVLAICLQGNVPGLQLAGWLGAFIAFCAARMWRIYRLRRDPAYAAARPPSIRTILPPIAILSLLWVVPVLVWFDTVPPYDQVMVILVLFGMASGASVTLSAIPPAALIYVGTVTAAGMTKATALGPLTVALLLPLFAGLLAYAIVWNARQFTGHLAATLALQEKAELITLLREFDASGSEWLWELSPDLTISRVSSGLADALGQRAADVVGRDARAMLDPLGRVSSLSTGMRTILDALRDGRPFRDVAIPALGGRAWWSLSGKPQFDAAGQLRGWRGVGSDITASRLTGHDSITVARHDLMTGLANRLLIRELLEEALLRRRSNRSGCALMLVDLDRFKLVNDTLGHEVGDELLCEVARRLKLVAAGPRVGRLGGDEFALVLTGLHSREDLAQLAEEVIRRLSAPYRIGLAELNIGATIGIAVAPVDGLTQEALTRSADLALYSAKRAGRGGFHFYAPWMAEQAAANRALESDLRSALKDGQLSLAYQPIVDSADHHVIAREALLRWTHPVRGDVPPDLFVPVIEDAGLIGQVGNWVLREACREAAAWSDGARVAVNVSSAQLAAGPLLVGHVMHALGQSGLSAERLELEVTESIFLADDSTTRATLEQLCAIGVRLVLDDFGMGYSNYACLGHGHFSKLKIDRSFTAAAALPGRKAERAIVESILTLARGLELDVTAEGIETAEQARVMAALGCGQLQGFLFGRPTIPDDLGQADRRHRGPRTNPRAA; encoded by the coding sequence ATGCTGGAGGCTGAGCGGCCGGACCGCATCAGCCTCGCCGAACTGCTGTTTCTCGCGCCCCCGCATGACGCGGTTGGTCACCAGGTCCGCCAGGGGCAGGTCGAGGCGCTGGTCCGCCTCGTGCCGTTGACGATCAGCGTTAACCTTTCGGCTGCGTTCGTCCTTGCCATCTGTCTTCAAGGCAACGTGCCCGGCCTCCAGCTTGCCGGCTGGCTCGGCGCCTTCATTGCCTTTTGCGCGGCGCGCATGTGGCGCATCTACCGTCTTCGCCGCGACCCCGCTTATGCCGCCGCGCGCCCGCCGAGCATCCGCACCATCCTGCCGCCGATCGCCATCCTCAGCCTCTTGTGGGTGGTGCCGGTCCTCGTCTGGTTCGACACCGTCCCGCCCTACGACCAGGTCATGGTGATCCTCGTCCTGTTCGGAATGGCGAGCGGGGCGTCGGTGACGCTCTCGGCCATTCCCCCGGCGGCGCTCATCTACGTCGGCACCGTCACCGCCGCGGGCATGACCAAGGCGACCGCGCTCGGGCCGCTCACCGTGGCGCTGCTCCTGCCGCTGTTCGCCGGGCTCCTGGCTTATGCCATCGTCTGGAACGCGCGGCAGTTCACCGGCCACCTCGCCGCGACGCTCGCGCTGCAGGAAAAGGCCGAGCTCATCACCCTGCTGCGCGAGTTCGACGCCTCGGGCAGCGAGTGGCTGTGGGAACTGAGCCCCGACCTTACCATCAGCCGCGTGTCGAGCGGGCTTGCCGACGCGCTCGGCCAGCGCGCGGCGGACGTCGTCGGGCGCGACGCGCGGGCGATGCTCGATCCCTTGGGCCGGGTCTCCTCGCTCTCGACCGGCATGCGCACCATCCTCGACGCGCTGCGCGACGGCCGGCCGTTCCGCGACGTCGCCATTCCCGCGCTCGGCGGGCGCGCCTGGTGGTCGCTTTCGGGCAAGCCGCAATTCGACGCGGCGGGTCAGCTGCGCGGCTGGCGCGGGGTCGGCTCGGACATCACCGCCTCACGCCTCACCGGGCACGACAGCATCACGGTCGCGCGCCACGACCTCATGACCGGCCTCGCCAACCGCCTGCTGATCCGCGAACTGCTCGAGGAAGCCCTGCTCCGTCGCCGCTCGAACCGCAGCGGCTGCGCGCTGATGCTGGTCGATCTCGACCGCTTCAAGCTGGTCAACGACACGCTCGGCCACGAGGTCGGCGACGAACTGCTGTGCGAGGTCGCGCGGCGATTGAAGCTGGTCGCCGCGGGCCCGCGCGTCGGGCGGCTCGGCGGCGACGAATTCGCGCTCGTCCTGACCGGACTGCACAGCCGCGAGGACCTGGCGCAGCTCGCCGAGGAAGTGATCCGCCGGCTGTCGGCGCCCTACCGGATCGGGCTGGCCGAGCTCAACATCGGCGCGACCATCGGCATCGCGGTGGCGCCGGTCGACGGCCTCACCCAGGAAGCCCTTACCCGCAGCGCCGACCTCGCGCTCTACAGCGCCAAGCGGGCGGGGCGGGGCGGCTTCCACTTCTACGCGCCGTGGATGGCCGAGCAGGCGGCCGCCAACCGCGCGCTCGAGAGCGACCTTCGCTCGGCGCTCAAGGACGGGCAATTGAGCCTTGCCTACCAGCCGATCGTCGATTCCGCCGACCATCACGTCATCGCCCGCGAGGCGCTGCTGCGCTGGACCCATCCCGTGCGCGGCGACGTGCCGCCCGACCTGTTCGTCCCCGTGATCGAGGATGCGGGGCTGATCGGGCAGGTCGGCAACTGGGTGTTGCGCGAGGCCTGCCGCGAGGCCGCGGCCTGGAGCGACGGCGCGCGCGTCGCGGTCAACGTCTCGAGCGCGCAGCTCGCCGCCGGCCCCCTGCTCGTCGGCCACGTCATGCACGCGCTGGGGCAGAGCGGGCTGTCGGCCGAGCGGCTCGAGCTCGAGGTCACCGAGAGCATCTTCCTCGCCGACGACAGCACCACGCGCGCCACGCTCGAGCAATTGTGCGCGATCGGGGTCCGGCTGGTGCTCGACGACTTCGGCATGGGCTATTCCAACTATGCCTGCCTCGGGCACGGCCATTTCTCGAAGCTCAAGATCGACCGCAGCTTCACCGCCGCCGCGGCGCTGCCCGGGCGCAAGGCCGAGCGGGCGATCGTCGAATCGATCCTGACGCTGGCACGCGGGCTCGAGCTCGACGTCACCGCCGAGGGAATCGAGACCGCCGAGCAGGCGCGGGTCATGGCCGCGCTCGGCTGCGGGCAGCTGCAGGGCTTCCTGTTCGGCCGCCCGACCATTCCCGACGATCTCGGCCAGGCCGACCGCCGCCACCGCGGTCCGCGCACCAACCCCCGCGCGGCCTGA
- a CDS encoding MFS transporter yields the protein MATAAAQSDTSGHKPPSDKLVITASALGTVFEWYDFFLYGILAALLGRLFFPADNPTAATLASLAAFGAGFGVRPLGALLFGWFGDRVGRKYTFLITITLMGGATAAIGFLPTYASAGILAPALLVSLRLLQGLALGGEYGGAAIYVAEHAPEGKRGQYTSWIQVSVVGGFLLCLFVVLACRFALTPEQFDAWGWRIPFLASLVMLAISLYIRMKLQESPVFREMKAAGTVSRNPFKDSLTYPGNVKRVMVALFGVAAGLTVIYYTSQFGTLYFLQGTARVGETEALLYMAVGACIAAPLYVGFGALSDRVGRKRLLLIGYALTLALLFPLFHMMADGANPALARATASAPVTLGVDPDCNYSVFAPKQGQDCGKALAFLAKRGISYAKADVAPGTGGAALQVGTQRVEGFDEKAYVAALASAGYPDKADPAQKQRWKIILAVAVMVALSAMTYGQVAAIMVELFPARIRYTSMSVPYHIGTGYFGGFLPFISQYIVVRTGDAYAGLWYTMAVVAMALVVSAIWLPETYRKPLD from the coding sequence TTGGCCACCGCCGCAGCGCAATCCGACACGTCAGGACACAAGCCGCCCAGCGACAAGCTGGTGATCACCGCCTCGGCGCTCGGCACCGTGTTCGAATGGTACGATTTCTTCCTCTACGGAATCCTCGCCGCGCTGCTCGGGCGATTGTTCTTCCCGGCCGACAATCCCACCGCCGCGACGCTGGCGAGCCTCGCCGCGTTCGGCGCGGGCTTTGGCGTTCGGCCGCTGGGCGCCCTGCTGTTCGGCTGGTTCGGCGACCGGGTGGGCCGCAAATACACCTTCCTCATCACCATCACCCTGATGGGCGGCGCGACCGCGGCGATCGGTTTCCTGCCGACCTACGCCAGCGCCGGGATCCTCGCTCCCGCACTGCTCGTGAGCCTGCGCCTCCTCCAGGGCCTCGCGCTCGGTGGCGAATATGGCGGGGCGGCGATCTACGTCGCCGAGCATGCGCCCGAGGGCAAGCGCGGCCAGTATACGAGCTGGATCCAGGTCAGCGTCGTCGGCGGCTTTCTCCTGTGCCTGTTCGTGGTGCTCGCCTGCCGCTTCGCACTGACGCCCGAGCAGTTCGACGCCTGGGGCTGGCGCATCCCCTTCCTCGCCAGCCTCGTGATGCTCGCCATCTCGCTCTACATCCGGATGAAGCTCCAGGAGAGCCCGGTGTTTCGCGAGATGAAGGCGGCCGGCACGGTCAGCCGCAACCCCTTCAAGGACAGCCTGACCTATCCCGGCAACGTCAAGCGGGTGATGGTCGCGCTGTTCGGCGTCGCGGCGGGCCTGACGGTCATCTATTACACCAGCCAGTTCGGGACGCTCTACTTCCTGCAAGGCACCGCGCGGGTCGGGGAGACCGAGGCCTTGCTCTATATGGCGGTGGGCGCATGCATCGCGGCCCCGCTCTATGTCGGCTTCGGCGCGCTCTCGGACCGGGTCGGACGCAAGAGGCTGCTGCTCATCGGCTACGCGCTGACCCTCGCCCTCCTGTTCCCGCTGTTCCACATGATGGCGGACGGGGCCAATCCGGCGCTCGCCCGCGCCACGGCCAGCGCGCCGGTGACGCTGGGGGTCGATCCCGACTGCAACTATTCGGTCTTCGCGCCCAAGCAGGGGCAGGACTGCGGCAAGGCGCTCGCCTTCCTCGCCAAGCGCGGGATCAGCTACGCCAAGGCCGACGTCGCACCCGGCACCGGGGGCGCGGCGCTGCAGGTGGGCACGCAGCGGGTCGAGGGGTTCGACGAAAAGGCCTATGTCGCCGCGCTCGCTTCCGCCGGCTATCCGGACAAGGCCGATCCCGCGCAGAAGCAGCGCTGGAAGATCATCCTCGCGGTGGCGGTGATGGTGGCGCTGTCGGCGATGACCTACGGGCAGGTCGCCGCGATCATGGTCGAACTGTTTCCCGCGCGCATCCGCTACACCTCGATGAGCGTTCCCTATCATATCGGTACGGGCTATTTCGGCGGCTTCCTGCCCTTCATCAGCCAATATATCGTGGTCCGCACGGGCGATGCCTATGCCGGGCTCTGGTATACGATGGCAGTGGTCGCCATGGCCCTCGTGGTGAGCGCGATCTGGCTGCCCGAGACGTATCGCAAGCCGCTCGATTAG
- a CDS encoding branched-chain amino acid aminotransferase, whose translation MSFDDRDGFIWFDGKMVPWREANVHVLTHALHYASSVFEGQRAYGGKIFKLSQHSQRLRNSAELLGFEIPWSVAEIDAACEEVLKANNLTDAYMRPVAWRGSESMGVNPAGTKPHLAIAAWVWGKYFPPEKAAKGIRLDIAPWRRPAPYTAPVHSKAAGLYMIATMSKAHADNRGFDDALMFDYRGQVAEATGANAFFVRDGVLHTPTPDCFLNGITRQTIIELAQRRGIEVQERAIWPEELESFESFFLTGSAAEVTFVQSAGPWSFEVGPMQQMLAKDYDDLVNGRLA comes from the coding sequence GTGAGCTTCGACGACCGCGACGGCTTTATCTGGTTCGACGGCAAGATGGTGCCGTGGCGCGAGGCGAACGTCCATGTCCTGACGCATGCGCTCCATTACGCCTCGAGCGTGTTCGAAGGCCAGCGCGCCTATGGCGGCAAGATCTTCAAGCTGTCGCAGCACAGCCAACGCCTGCGCAACTCCGCCGAGCTGCTCGGCTTCGAAATCCCGTGGAGCGTCGCCGAGATCGACGCCGCCTGCGAGGAAGTCCTGAAGGCCAACAACCTCACCGACGCCTACATGCGCCCGGTCGCGTGGCGCGGGTCGGAGAGCATGGGGGTCAATCCGGCCGGCACCAAGCCGCACCTCGCCATCGCGGCCTGGGTTTGGGGCAAATATTTCCCGCCCGAGAAGGCCGCCAAGGGCATCCGCCTCGACATCGCGCCGTGGCGCCGTCCCGCGCCCTACACCGCGCCGGTCCACAGCAAGGCCGCCGGCCTCTACATGATCGCGACGATGAGCAAGGCGCATGCCGACAATCGCGGTTTCGATGACGCGCTGATGTTCGACTATCGCGGGCAGGTGGCCGAGGCGACCGGCGCCAACGCCTTCTTCGTGCGCGACGGCGTGCTGCACACCCCGACTCCCGACTGCTTCCTCAACGGAATCACCCGCCAGACGATCATCGAACTCGCCCAGCGCCGCGGGATCGAAGTCCAGGAACGCGCGATCTGGCCAGAGGAACTGGAAAGCTTCGAGAGCTTCTTCCTGACGGGCTCGGCGGCCGAAGTGACCTTCGTGCAGTCGGCGGGGCCGTGGAGCTTCGAGGTCGGGCCGATGCAGCAGATGCTGGCCAAGGATTACGACGACCTGGTGAACGGGCGGCTGGCCTAA
- a CDS encoding pyrroline-5-carboxylate reductase: MSHNLFVGCGNMGSAMVAGWLLANENPGDYTALRPSGRSVPGIRTIQRLGEIDRAPDRLILGFKPQQLRALAPDVARWVTRDTMIVSMLAGADVATLGRLFPGARAIVRVMPNLPVAVRRGVLPLYTPAHEDKALQAELQPWFSMLGFAPWCASEEEFGAIGFVAGSTPAYVARFIDAFAKAGEGRGLDPGLALTAAREAVLGSAWLGATTGEPMAELARRVTSPNGTTEAGLKVLDADLPGLVDRTLAAATRRSAEMAAEIRGEPLQ; this comes from the coding sequence ATGTCACACAATCTCTTCGTCGGCTGCGGGAACATGGGGTCGGCGATGGTCGCGGGATGGCTCCTCGCGAACGAGAATCCTGGCGACTACACCGCGCTTCGTCCGAGCGGGCGGTCGGTGCCGGGGATCCGGACCATCCAGCGATTGGGCGAGATCGACCGCGCGCCCGACCGGCTGATCCTCGGCTTCAAGCCGCAGCAATTGCGTGCCCTCGCGCCCGACGTCGCGCGCTGGGTGACCCGTGACACGATGATCGTCTCGATGCTTGCCGGCGCCGACGTCGCGACGCTTGGCCGCCTGTTCCCGGGCGCGCGCGCGATCGTTCGCGTCATGCCGAACCTGCCCGTCGCGGTGCGGCGCGGGGTGCTCCCGCTCTATACGCCCGCGCATGAGGACAAGGCGCTTCAGGCCGAGCTGCAGCCGTGGTTCTCGATGCTCGGCTTCGCGCCCTGGTGCGCCAGCGAGGAAGAATTTGGCGCGATCGGCTTCGTCGCGGGCTCGACCCCGGCCTATGTCGCGCGCTTCATCGACGCCTTCGCCAAGGCGGGCGAGGGCAGGGGCCTCGATCCCGGTCTCGCGCTCACCGCGGCGCGCGAGGCGGTGCTCGGCTCGGCCTGGCTGGGCGCGACGACCGGCGAGCCGATGGCCGAACTCGCGCGGCGCGTGACCAGCCCCAACGGGACGACCGAGGCGGGCCTCAAGGTCCTCGACGCCGATCTTCCGGGTCTCGTCGACCGGACGCTCGCCGCCGCCACGCGGCGGTCTGCCGAAATGGCGGCCGAGATCCGCGGCGAACCGCTCCAGTAA
- a CDS encoding YbjN domain-containing protein, producing the protein MPARDDEAEAPERDDGAPIEVLEAYFEARGWACERSGDGEIVASAPGSWTQYELRGVWRPDDGVLQFLAFPDVKVGDDKRAAMYETLGLVNEQLWLGHFELWSNSGLIVFRYAALMDGGDEGLSFEQAEQLSEAALEECERFYPVFQFVLWGGKSPSEAISAALIETAGEA; encoded by the coding sequence TTGCCCGCGCGTGACGACGAAGCCGAGGCTCCCGAGCGGGACGACGGCGCCCCGATCGAAGTCCTGGAGGCTTATTTCGAAGCCCGTGGCTGGGCGTGCGAGCGTTCGGGCGACGGCGAGATCGTCGCCTCGGCGCCGGGCAGCTGGACGCAGTATGAGCTGCGCGGCGTGTGGCGCCCCGACGACGGGGTGCTGCAGTTCCTCGCCTTTCCCGACGTCAAGGTCGGCGACGACAAGCGCGCCGCCATGTACGAGACGCTTGGGCTTGTGAACGAGCAGCTCTGGCTCGGGCATTTCGAGCTCTGGTCGAACAGTGGTCTCATCGTCTTTCGCTACGCCGCGCTCATGGACGGTGGCGACGAGGGGCTGAGCTTCGAGCAGGCCGAGCAGCTGAGCGAGGCGGCGCTCGAGGAGTGCGAGCGCTTCTATCCGGTGTTCCAGTTCGTCCTGTGGGGCGGCAAGAGCCCGAGCGAGGCGATCTCGGCCGCGCTGATCGAAACGGCCGGAGAGGCCTGA
- a CDS encoding accessory factor UbiK family protein, with translation MQSQNRFFEDLVKIMNGAAGTVAGMTREAQDGMRERAKEWVAGMDFVSRDEFEAVKAMAATAREEIEALKAEVAALKAGKATRKTATGDVKTPPTGTTGIETPEE, from the coding sequence ATGCAATCGCAGAACCGCTTTTTCGAAGACCTCGTCAAGATCATGAACGGTGCGGCCGGAACGGTCGCCGGCATGACCCGCGAGGCGCAGGACGGCATGCGCGAGCGCGCCAAGGAATGGGTCGCGGGCATGGACTTCGTGTCGCGCGACGAATTCGAGGCGGTGAAGGCGATGGCCGCCACCGCGCGCGAGGAGATCGAGGCGCTCAAGGCCGAGGTCGCCGCGCTCAAGGCCGGCAAGGCCACGCGCAAGACCGCGACCGGTGACGTCAAGACGCCGCCCACCGGCACCACCGGCATCGAGACGCCCGAGGAGTGA
- a CDS encoding TspO/MBR family protein encodes MATMADNFDRRRRPDDRPTRPWWKIALVTVPVLVVAGSAIGYLSNSGFSNGWYVPLKKPSFQPPGWAFGVVWTILYTFMGIALALILSRPASKQRTLALALFGGQLLLNWAWSPTFFGAGFIDGGFLLILGMDVLVTALIIAAWPLSRVAALLLVPYLAWLCLATTLNYETGKLNPGADRAPLGITGG; translated from the coding sequence ATGGCCACGATGGCCGACAATTTCGACCGCCGCCGCCGTCCCGACGACCGGCCGACCCGTCCCTGGTGGAAAATCGCGCTGGTCACCGTGCCCGTGCTCGTCGTCGCCGGCTCGGCGATCGGCTATCTGTCGAACAGCGGCTTCTCGAACGGCTGGTACGTTCCCTTGAAGAAGCCGAGCTTCCAGCCGCCGGGCTGGGCCTTCGGGGTCGTCTGGACGATCCTCTACACCTTCATGGGGATTGCGCTGGCGCTGATCCTGTCGCGTCCCGCCTCGAAGCAGCGGACCCTCGCGCTGGCGCTCTTCGGCGGGCAGCTCCTCCTCAATTGGGCCTGGTCGCCGACCTTCTTCGGCGCGGGCTTCATCGACGGGGGCTTCCTCCTCATCCTCGGCATGGATGTGCTGGTCACCGCGCTGATTATCGCGGCCTGGCCGCTCTCGAGGGTAGCGGCGTTGCTGCTGGTGCCCTATCTGGCATGGCTGTGCCTTGCCACGACGCTCAATTACGAGACGGGCAAGCTCAATCCCGGCGCCGATCGCGCGCCGCTGGGGATCACTGGGGGTTAG